The Streptomyces achromogenes genome window below encodes:
- a CDS encoding cupin domain-containing protein produces MQKISLDAQAREQLERAASTSSGRSATTVYGGHEHTLRQTVLALTAGTSLAEHETPGEATLLVLRGRVRLTSGETTWEGRSGDLIVIPPARHALQAIDDAAVLLTVAKPADV; encoded by the coding sequence ATGCAGAAGATCTCCCTGGACGCACAAGCTCGCGAGCAACTGGAACGGGCCGCCTCCACCTCCAGCGGGCGCAGCGCCACCACCGTCTACGGCGGCCATGAGCACACACTGCGCCAGACCGTCCTCGCCCTGACCGCCGGAACGTCGCTGGCCGAGCACGAGACCCCCGGAGAGGCAACCCTGCTCGTGCTGCGCGGACGCGTGCGGCTTACCAGCGGCGAGACCACCTGGGAGGGGCGCAGCGGCGACCTGATCGTCATCCCCCCGGCACGCCACGCCCTCCAGGCGATCGACGACGCAGCGGTGCTCCTCACCGTCGCCAAACCGGCTGACGTGTGA
- a CDS encoding DUF488 domain-containing protein produces the protein MAALLDGAEVLAVVDVRTAPGSRHNPDANRGALEQWMPRQGIAYRWEPRLGGFRRTAPDSPDTFWQNASFRGYAGYTRDPEFVAAMDELLVQAAAVRTTVMCAEAVWWRCHRRIIADFAVLARGTPVLHLSHDGRLTEHRPTVGARLREDGLLVYDQH, from the coding sequence ATGGCCGCCCTCCTCGACGGCGCCGAGGTGCTGGCCGTGGTCGACGTCCGCACCGCTCCGGGAAGCCGCCACAACCCGGACGCGAACCGAGGCGCCTTGGAGCAGTGGATGCCGCGTCAGGGGATCGCCTACCGGTGGGAACCTCGACTTGGGGGCTTCCGCAGGACCGCGCCCGACTCGCCCGACACGTTCTGGCAGAACGCCTCCTTCCGCGGATACGCCGGGTACACGCGGGACCCGGAGTTCGTGGCAGCTATGGACGAGCTACTCGTGCAGGCCGCGGCCGTGCGCACCACGGTCATGTGCGCGGAGGCGGTGTGGTGGCGCTGCCACCGGCGGATCATCGCCGATTTCGCGGTACTCGCGCGCGGGACCCCGGTGTTGCACCTGTCCCATGACGGGCGGCTGACCGAACACCGGCCGACGGTTGGTGCCCGGCTGCGTGAGGACGGCCTCCTGGTGTACGACCAGCACTGA